From the Lolium rigidum isolate FL_2022 chromosome 2, APGP_CSIRO_Lrig_0.1, whole genome shotgun sequence genome, one window contains:
- the LOC124685992 gene encoding putative FBD-associated F-box protein At5g56700 yields MDAAAAVGGEAFINYAVEIAEFLNSLLPGGPLAKARIDFIVSHLISLLPPPSVPAPDDDGSSDSDDDHFSLSSSSSSDDAGVDLPAVVMAPPVDGLDHIGRLPDDLLSNIISRLPTNEAARTMVLSTRWRLVWAATPLLVDDAHLKATNESREMSALCAVRAVSRCVAAHPGPVRAVRITRTSFDEQEYALQRLVASLAAKNVQDLILFNRPVPFAMPLPGDILSCASLTRLYVGIWRWPFPDTAAHPPAFPNLHELGLFHTIIEDKEVDALLAQCPKLNILSYAMACNFPSHLRVKSCSLRVVVEWRCSFDDVVIDDAPCLERLLFDSTGDLPIKIVHAPRLEVLGFLDLQFHTLEIGGIAITAGMNVRPCAMLPSVKILAVKVRFWNDAEAKMLPTLLRCFPRLEKLHIMSIWSKSPDVGDDMDFWESLTSCSCLESHLKTFVVHRFQGWKHEAAFIRYIFKNCKVLESHGIVYGDSDDVVVKGSDGSSSSDDVVVEEGPMSGSVGEGNTPSGGSSASDVGEVEKRPMSGTVGEGNAPSGGSSGKYVFAHPAFPCWSFQKAIDLSVEDPFYVLGPVIALINVVDSSVDDETAC; encoded by the exons atggacgccgccgccgccgttggtgGAGAAGCATTCATAAACTACGCCGTCGAAATCGCCGAGTTCCTCAACTCTCTGTTACCAGGGGGCCCGTTGGCGAAGGCCCGCATTGATTTCATCGTCTCGCACCtcatctccctcctccctccGCCCTCCGTCCCCGCGCCCGATGACgacggctcctccgactccgacgACGACCacttctccctctcctcctccagctcctccgACGACGCCGGGGTCGACTTGCCCGCTGTCGTTATGGCGCCGCCGGTTGACGGCCTGGACCACATCGGCCGCCTCCCGGACGACCTGCTCTCCAACATCATCTCCCGCCTCCCCACCAACGAAGCCGCGCGCACCATGGTCCTGTCGACGCGCTGGCGCTTGGTGTGGGCGGCGACGCCGCTCCTCGTCGACGACGCCCACCTCAAGGCCACCAACGAGTCCCGCGAGATGTCCGCCTTGTGCGCCGTGCGCGCCGTCTCGCGCTGCGTGGCCGCTCACCCTGGCCCTGTCCGCGCCGTGCGCATCACCCGCACCTCCTTCGACGAGCAGGAGTACGCGCTCCAGCGCCTGGTGGCCAGCCTCGCCGCCAAGAACGTGCAGGACCTCATCCTCTTCAACCGCCCCGTGCCGTTCGCCATGCCGCTCCCCGGCGACATCCTCAGCTGCGCCTCCCTCACCCGCCTCTACGTCGGCATCTGGCGCTGGCCCTTCCCGGACACTGCCGCCCACCCGCCCGCCTTCCCCAACCTCCACGAGCTCGGCCTCTTCCACACCATCATCGAGGACAAGGAAGTCGACGCCTTGCTCGCGCAGTGCCCCAAGCTGAACATCCTCTCCTACGCCATGGCGTGCAACTTCCCTTCGCACCTCCGCGTCAAGTCCtgcagcctccgtgttgtggtggAATGGAGATGCAgcttcgatgatgtcgtcatcgaTGATGCCCCCTGCCTGGAGCGCCTGCTCTTTGATAGCACTGGAGACCTACCCATCAAGATTGTGCACGCGCCCAGGCTGGAGGTCCTCGGGTTCTTGGACCTCCAGTTCCACACGCTTGAGATCGGCGGCATTGCCATCACG GCTGGGATGAATGTGAGACCTTGTGCCATGCTTCCAAGTGTGAAGATACTTGCTGTCAAGGTGCGGTTTTGGAACGACGCGGAGGCCAAGATGCTGCCCACTCTGCTCAGATGTTTTCCTCGCCTCGAGAAACTTCACATCATG TCCATTTGGTCCAAGTCACCCGATGTCGGGGATGATATGGATTTCTGGGAGTCCCTGACCTCCTGCAGTTGCCTTGAATCTCATCTGAAGACGTTCGTCGTCCACAGATTTCAGGGCTGGAAACATGAGGCGGCATTCATCCGTTACATTTTTAAGAATTGTAAGGTGCTTGAGTCCCATGGCATTGTATATGGTGACAGTGATGATGTGGTAGTGAAGGGATCAGATGGAAGCAGCTCCAGTGATGATGTGGTAGTGGAGGAAGGTCCAATGTCAGGTTCTGTTGGTGAGGGCAATACGCCATCAGGTGGAAGCAGTGCCAGTGATGTTGGGGAAGTGGAAAAACGGCCAATGTCAGGCACCGTGGGCGAGGGCAATGCACCATCAGGTGGAAGCAGTGGCAAGTATGTTTTTGCTCACCCCGCCTTCCCTTGCTGGAGCTTTCAGAAAGCCATTGACTTGTCAGTGGAGGATCCCTTCTATGTGCTGGGGCCTGTCATTGCTCTGATCAATGTTGTTGATAGTTCTGTTGACGATGAGACGGCGTGCTAG